The following nucleotide sequence is from Chloracidobacterium validum.
CGTTTCAGGGTCGAGTTTGAACAGGGCTTTTGCGGTTGCCACCCAGAGCGTTTGGCGCGTCGCGTCGAGGAGCAGTGAGCGCACTTGGGCAAAGGGCCGGTCGCCAGCGCTCACCGGTCGGACGCTGGACCCATCCCACAGCCAAAGCCCTTGTTCCGCTCCAACCCACAGACGCTGGTCGGTCGCCAGCAAGGCCCGAACCGCCAGCGTTGACAGCTCCGGGCGCAGGCTCTGGAACTGAATCCCATCAAAGGCATAGACGCCGCGCGCGGTGCCCACCCAGAGACCACGCCCATCGGCGCGCGGCGCGATCGCGTAAACATCGCTGTCAGGCAGTCCCCGGCTGGTGTCAAACACCACAAAACTGTAGGCATCATGCCGCAGCGCCCCGTTGCGGGTGGCAAACCAGATGTTTTGTTCGAGGTCACAGGTCACACTGGTGACGTCGGTATCCGTGAGAAGTTCCGCCGTCTCGTTCCGGCGCGGGTCATAGACCAGAACACCCCGCCCGTCGGCGCGGGCGCACCACACCCGCCCCTCACTGTCCACACAGCAAGCGCGCAATGGCTGCTGGAGCAGCGCGCCGGACACCGCAGTGAGGGGTCCACCCGGCGGAGCCATCCACAATCCAGTTGCGGTGGCGCACCACAGCGTCGGCTCATAGGGATCGGCGGCGATGCCATACACTGCCTCGGTGGTCGGTTGGGTGAGCCAAGGTAGCCGTTCCCAAGCTTGCCCCGGCTGCCACCAAAACAACCCCAGCCCGCTGGCTACGGCAAGTCCTCCGCCGGGCAGCGCCTGAAGCGCCGTGACCGGCGTTGTCCCGATTTCAGCCATCCACGCGCTATGTGGCGCAGACGGCGAGTAGCGATACAGCCCGCTTTCCGCGCCGACCCAGAGTTCACCACCAGTTCCGGGCAGGAGACACCGAACATTGGGGATGGATTCGTCACGGAACACAACCGCTGTGGCGTCTGGCGGTAACGCGGCCAAGCCGCTGGACGTGCCAAACCACAATGTGCCATCAGCAGCGCGCGCCAGCGCCGTCACCGATCTTCCGGCCAGCCGAGAGAGCTTTGACTCTGGCGTTTCCGATGACCAAAAGGCTTGTCCATCAAAGCGGCACACCCCGGCGGAAGTGCCAAACCACACACTGCCATCACGGTCGGCGAAAACGGTTTGAACCTGATTGCTTGGCAAGCGTGGCGTGACGAACGAACGATCCAGGCTGCGGACACCCAGCGGAATCGTGGAAACCCGGCTCAGAAGCAACGTCAACTCCATCGTCGTCCGCTCGCCGGTGATGACGGTCTCGACGGTTTTGGCTTCGTAGCCGGTCACAACCGCGGTGACTTCATACGTGCCGGCTTCCATGCGCCCAAAGAAGTACTCGCCCCGCCGTCCTTCAAGGGCGCGCAGGGCGCTCACTTCCCGCCGCTCCTTGAGGCGCGCGGTGACGATGGCGCCGGACATCACGGTGCTGGTTCGCCCGTCACGCACGGCCACCCGGAGCGAACTCGGCGACAACTGAAGCTTGATGTCACCCACGGCTTCATCTGGACGATTGAGGGTGACAGCCTGCGTTTGCGGACGATAGCCACTCACGGTTGCGGTCAGCACATACTTGCCGGTTCGCGGGATGGAAAAGGCAAAGCGCCCATCGCCAGTCGTAAGCAGGGAGGCAGTCGGAAAGTTTGGTCCTGCGCAGGTCACTTTGGCATCCGCCATCGGCGCGCCCGTCTCGCTCACGACCAGGCCACTGATGGTCAACCCCGGCGTGGTAGGTGACTGCGCGATCAGTTTCCCGCCCAGTGCCGCCAACCAGAGCATCAGCCACCCACCGATAAACCAGCCAACTGTGCGGCCGCGGCCGCTCACACTCGACAACTTGTACTGTTCCGGCTTTCCCACGGCGAAGTATAATTGCATACTGAGTAGCCAACCCGTTGCCTACGATTCTCGATTCCGTTGTCTCCACACTGCTTCCATGCCTAAAAAAGCGTCGGCTTCATCCAAGATTAATCTTGCGCTCAAGCGCGAACTCCAGGACTTTCAGGTCAACCAACTCAAGCGAAACTTCAGCGACCTCTATGCCTCGAAGGACTATGGCCAACTGTGCGAGTTTTTTGCCCAGGATATCTACGCGCCGCGTGACTTCGAGGAACGCAACCGCAGTTTCGAGCAAATTTCCAGTTACTTTCGCAACTCGCTCGGCGAGCGGTTCTTCCACGGACTGATTCGCCTGCTCGACCTCTATGAGATGTCGGATGGCATGGACAACCTCATGGTCATCACGCTCGAAAGGATGGGGGTCAAGAAGGGTATTTCGCAAGCGCAGTACGACGAGGCCTACTATCTGTGCAACAACTATGACGAGCGGATCGAACAACTCGATCTCATCGTCGAATGCTTTCACTTCACGCACAGTCTCTGTCGGTATCGGTTGATCGGGATGATTCTCAAAACCGCCCGGCTCACCTCGCACATGTTTAGCTCATCAAAAGACAACATCGTTGACATGCTCCAGCGTGGTTACGATGCGCTTCGTCCGGTCAAGGACATCCAGCCATTTACCGACACCATCTACGACCGCGAACTCAAGCGGCTGAACCGTATTTATGACTTCTACAGTCAACAAGTTGCCTCGTCCTAGCCCCTCCCTCAGCCCGGCCGGCCGGCCGCCGTCACCGCCAACGCCCCGCCCACCATCCAGCCGGCGTCACCGCCTGCCTCAATCGAGACAACCAGTCGGCCGCGATAAGACGGCCCTCGTCCTCGCCGGTGGTGGCATTACCGGCGTTGTCTATGAGATTGGAGCCCTTCACGCGCTCGACCAGTACTTCGGGAAGGACTTCACCATCGCCGATTTTGACATGATTGTTGGCTTGTCGGCCGGTGGTTTCGTTGGCTCGTTCCTGGCCAACGGGGTCACGCCCGAAGCGATGTTTACCGCGCTGCGGAATGACCCGCACGCGCCGATTGCCCCATTTCCGAAGTGGGATGTGTTTCAGCCAAACTTCGCCGAGTTTTTTGAGCGTGCGCTCGCCCTGCCCTGCACCCTGGCCGCAAACACCTTCAAGCGGCTGCGGAGCGCGACGGTGGGTGGCAACCCGTATGTGAGCGTTTTTGATGAAATTCTGCCATCCGGCCTTTTCACCAATGACCGCGTAGAAAGCTACGTACGGCATAGCCTGCACCGGCTTGGACGCACCAATGACTTTCGCCAGCTTCGGCGCACGCTCTACATCGTGGCCACCGAACTGGACACCGGCGACCGCATCGTGTTTGGGGATGAGGCACATGACCATGTGCCGATTTCCAAGGCCGTCCAGGCCTCAACCGCCATTCCGCTGTTTTACCGCCCGGTCCGAGTTGGCCGTCGTGACTACGTGGACGGCGCCATGCGCAAAACGCTGCACGTGGACATTGCCATTGCCAAAGGGGCAAAGCTCATCGTGTGCATCAACCCAGTCGTGCCGCTGCGCAACGACATCGAACGAGAAGCCGTGCCACTGTTTGAAGGCAAGGGGCGCTACTTGCGGGAAAAAGGCTTTGGTTACATTGCCTGGCAAATGCTGCGCGTGCTGCTGCATTCGCGCATCGAGCTGGGACTCGAACGCTACCAACGACTCTACCCGGACGTGGACATCATCCTGATCGAGCCACGGATGGATGATTACCGGATGTTTTTCCACAACATCATGGACTACGAGGCCCGCGTGCCACTCGCCAAGCATGGCAACGACACGGTGATGGCGCATTTGTCCGAGCACTTTGACGAATACGCCGCCATTTTTGCGCGTCATGGCATCGAGCTGGCGCGCCCCGGCCGGCGCATTCCGCTCTCGGTGCCGGCTCACCGACCGGCGCCCCCGCGCGCGCCGGCCCTTCGGTCAGACCTGGACATCTCGCGGTTGCAGGCATCGCTCGACGCCCTCGAGGCGCGGCTGACCGACCGGACGCCACCACCGCCAGAAGCCGTGGGACGGCTCATCGCAACGCAAAGCGAGCGCTAAAGACAAAGCGATGAAAGAAGCTCGTGAGTAGTTCCTCGCTCGAAAGCCACAAAAAAGCCTCCAGGATGAGGCTCTGCTCTCATGCTTTCTTTTTCAGCACAAACACATATTCGTGCCTGAAGACATAAAAGCCTCCCAAGAGCGCGCGATACCGCCAAAGCTGCTCCTGGTTCTGCTTTGCGCGGTTTCCCTGCATGTCTTTCACAACAATCGACTTCAAAATAAATTCTCGTTTCAGTGCTTCCTGCATGACATAAAAGCCCAGAGGAATCCACGCCGAGTCGGCGTATTTGTCACCGATGACGATTATCAAAAAACGACCCGGACGAAGTTTTTCGGTCGTATTTTCAATGACTCGTCCCAATGCCTCACAAAATGCTGCTACAGTTGCCTGATTTGATAAGTCATCAGGGCTGTCAGAGAATTTGATGATATCGTGATAGGGTGGATGAAGCATGACCAGATCGACTAGGTCACGACCTATGCGCTCCAAGGCTTCAACGATGCGGCCTTTGATGTCTGGGCTTGAAGAATCGCCAATAATGACGTGGTTTTGAATGCCGTGCCGGTTTGGTTCGAGCGCGATTCGCGCCGTGGCCTTGTGCGCCACTTCGGACAAAAGTTCAATCCCGATTCCGTGCCGACCGCAGCGCTGTGATTCAATCAGGGTCGTTCCACTGCCAAGAAATGCGTCCAAAACCACATCGCCCCTTTTTGTGTAGCGCTGAATCACCTGCCGGGGAATCTGAGGCACGAAGTTGCCGTGGTACTCGGCGGTATGTGCGCCGCTCTTGTCCCTTGATGGGATGAGCCAAAGACTGTCGGTCCAAATGTCCGTGAGCGATTTCCAATTCTCTAAATCGAGGTCGTTGATTGGATTTTGTTTTTTCTTTCCCTTGGCTTCATGACGTTGTTCTTCAAAACATGACCCGCTGCCAAAGTCGGGGAAGCTTTGCATCGCCTTACTTTTTGTTTTCATCGTTTTTGATGAACGCATCAAGTGGTTTACCGTAGGACGGGAACGGGCACCGGCCTTTCGGTCAGGCCTGGACATCTCAGGGTAGCCAGTCAGCGATGAAAATGTTGGTCTCGCCCATGGCGCGGCCGTTGCGGTTCGAAGCAAAGACCAGCTTTTTCCCATCCGGTGAAAACATGGGAAAGCCATCGAACGTCTCCTCATAGGTGACGCGCTCTAGCCCCGTGCCATCCAGATTGACCAAATACAGCTCGAAGTTGCGTCCGCGTGGGTCATCCATATTCGATGAGAAAATAACCTTTTGGTCATCGGGCGTGAAGAATGGCGCAAAGTTGGCTTTGCCGTTGTTGGTCAACCGGCGGGGGTTCGTGCCATCCACGTCCATCACGTAAATATCCAGTTGTGACGGGCGGATGAGGTGCTCTTTCAGCAGCGCTTGGTATTCGTCGAGCGCCTGGCCTTGCGGGCGGCTCGCCCGCCAGACGATTTTCTTGCCATCATGGGAAAAGAATGCGCCGCCATCGTACCCCAGCGCATGCGTCAACTGCCGCACGTTCTGGCCATCGGTATCCATGATGTAAAGCTCCAGGTCACCGGAGCGGTCAGACGTAAACACAATGTGCTTGCCATCCGGTGAAACCGTGGCTTCGGCATCATAGCCGGGCGAATCGGTGAGGCGGATGAGGCGTTTACCGTCCAGGCTGGCTTTGAAAATGTCGTAGCTCGGATACAGCGCCCAGACATAGCCACGTGAGAAGTCCGGGCGCGGTGGGCACTCACGCTGCATGAGGTGGGTCGAGGAATAGATGACGTGTTTGCCATCGCGGAGAAAATAGGCGCAGGTCGTCCGTCCGAGGCCGGTGCTGACCAGGCGCTGGCGCGCGCCGGTGATGTCCATGACGTAGATTTGATCGCAGGCGCGGCCGTCGCGGGTGGATTGGAAAATGAGCCGGCGGCCGTCGAATGAAAAGTACGCTTCGGCATTTTCGCCGCCAAAGGTCAGTTGACGCAGATTGGCCAGGTGCTTTTCCCGCGAATCGAGCTTGGGTGCCGGGTAGGTCTTCGGTGAGCCTTGCTGGCCGAGACGGGGCTGCTGGGCGCTGCCCGGCAACGCCGCCGTCAGCCACAGGAACGCGCCGGTGAGGCACAGGTAGGTGGCTTGCCGTAAAACCAGGCCGGGTCGCCGACAGATGCGCATTGCCATTGTTTCTCCGAATGTCAAAAGGTTTTCAATGCCAAAGCAGAGTCGGCTATCATTGCCGTCCGAGCTGATTTGGGCAAGCGGTTCAACCACTTCACGCGCGGCTGCCAGCACGCCACCAGAATCGTTTCTGAGCAAAAGGACTGCACATTCCGCGTGACGCAAGGTAATTTGGCATGACCCTTTGGATGCGCCTTCTGACAACCTGCCCGGCTTGGGTAGGGCTGGCGCTTTGGTGTGGACTGTGGGCGACGCCGACCGCGGCCACCGACCAAGGCGCACCCCTGAAGCGCCAAGCCTCCCGCGCCACCTCCCGTACCCTGGCCGAATGCTTCCTTGCCATTCCAGATGATTTGCTGCCTGAGCCGGCCCGTGCCCGCCGTCGCGCGTTGCTTCGTCCCGAACATGTTGTCGTCCGCGATGAGCGCAACGGCTACCTTCAAATTGCCGGCGACGGCGCGCGACCAACCGTCACCGTTGCCAAGTTTCGGCGAACCGACGGCACGTACCTGATTGCGTTCACAGCCGACTACGAAATGGTCTCGACCTGCCACCTGCTGGAAGAGCGGCAGGGAGGACAGTTGGTGGAAGTTTCGGCGGCGCTCATCCCGGACTACCGAATCTGTGGCGATTTCGAGTCCGCGGATTGCCAGGTTTATGAACTCCCACGCTATGGCACAACCATCGTCGTCAAAGATGGACAAGGGCGCGTGCGCTATCGGCTCGCCTGGCGCGGCAACCGTTTTGAACGCTCGCCGTAAAGGACGATGCGGACCGATTGACCGATGCTATTCCTCGTTTTGGCCTGGTTCCTGCTGGGCGTCGTGAGTTACACCGTTGGGGTGAGCGTGCTGCATTCGTTTCAGGCCCTGCGGACGCAACACCGGCTTGGCGACTACTGGTTGGCGGCAACGTGGTTAGGGCTGCTGACCCTGGCCAACGCCTTGCTGGGCTTGTCGCTGGTGACGCCGCTGACACCGCTTTCCGGTGGCTTGCTGGCCCTGGCCCTAAGCCTACCGGCGCTCACAACCGGCAGAGCCGATTTGCGCCTGCCAGCACTCCGCGCCGCGCTGCTGGGCAGAGCGGCACACTGGCCGGCGCTGGCAGGACTGCTGGCCGTCGCCACAGGCGCGCTTCTCAACCGACCAATCTTCATCATTGACGCTGGGGCGTACCACATTGGCAGCATCGAGTGGCTGACGCAGCACGGCACCGTCCCAGGACTGGCGCTGCTCAACCCGACGCTTGGCTACAGTTCAGCCTGGTTTGCGTTGGTGGCGCCGTTCAATGCCGGATGCGCTGCCGGACGCGCCTACACGGTCGCCAACGGCTTTGTCTATTTCTTGCTCTTGCTTCAGATACTGCTCGTTACACGCCGTGTCTGGCAGAGCGCGACCCAACCGGTGGATTGGTTCTTGCTGGCGGTTTCAGGGTTGACGTGGCTTCTGGTAACGCGCTTTCTCGGAGGGTTGGTGTTTTCGCCATCCCCGGACATCCCCGTGATACTGGGGCTACCGGTGTTGGCCTGGCTGTTGTTTCTTCCAGAAGTGCCGTTGGCGGGGACTCACCCTTCCGCCGCCGGCCAAGAAAAGCTCGCCCCGTGGGTGATGGCCCTGGGGTTGGCCGGTGTCAAACTCAACGCCTTGCCGATTTTAGGGTTGTCCATGCTCTTCCTTTTGGCCGGAAAACCACCGGCCCGCCGCCTCGTCCACGCCGCTGCCCTGGGCGGGTTGCTGATTTGGCCGGGTATCGTGACGCGCGTCGTGGCGTCAGGCTATCCGTTTTTCCCATCGCGGGCGCTGCCGCTGGGACTTCCCTGGCAATATGAAGGGAGCCATCCGGCGTTCACAAGTAGCGGCATCCGGGCCTTCGCGCAATGGTCCGGTCAGCCGGTTCCGCCTGGCCTGGACTATCCGGGGCGCTGGATTCCGCACTGGATAGCCCACGAACCGGTTGCTGTGACGCTCATTGGGTTGCAGGTCGTGACGGTGGTCTGGGCGCTCAGGCGCTGGAGATGGTGGACGCCGGCAATGCGCTGGGGAGGCGCGCTTGCGGCTTTGGGAAGCCTCTATGTTTTGACGGCCGCCCCTTCCCTGCGTTTTCTGATGGGCTATCCCGTCATTGCCCTCGGCCTGGTTCTGACCGATGTGTTCTCCGGCGGTTCAGCGCCTACCCGATCAACCGCCGACCTTGCTACCCGACAACGCCGGTTTCCAGGGCTGGCCCGGTACGCAAACGGCGTGGGTATGGGCGTCGTGGCGGGCGGACTCGCCTTGGGGGTTGCCGTTGCCGCGACCAGAACGACCAATACCGAGCAATTGATTCGCCAGGGGATCGCTGCCGGGCGCGTCACGGATGGTCCCGACTATGCTCCAGGGTGGCTTCAGCCGCCACGGTCACGGCGCATCGAATACGATGATGGGTTGCCCCGCGACACGTCGGTTACGCGGCAGCAGGTACATGATGTCGAGGTTATCGTCCCCCATGCCATGTGCTGGGACTTACCGCTTCCCTGCTCGCCCCCCTACCACAAGGTTGGTTTCCGGCTGCGCAACCCCCAACGAGGCCTCGCCGGCGGGTTTGTCCGTGCTTCACCAAAACCATGAGCTTGGGCTGGCAACAGCCCACAATTTCCCCTAGCATAGCAAGCATTACTGGCAGACCGAACGTTCCGTGCTTGGGCTGGCGTCCAGCCTACTTGTTGATGACCGAAACGCTCCATTACCGCAAACATCCGACGGCGCTGGTCGAGAGCGACCAGATTGGGCGCGGCACGCGCATCTGGGCATTTGCCCACATTCTGCGCGGGGCCGTGATTGGCGAGGACTGCAACATTGGTGACCACTGCTACGTCGAGTCGGGCGCAGTGGTCGGCAATCGAGTCACGATCAAGAACGGTGTTGCCGTCTGGGATGGCGTGCACTTGGGGGATGATGTGTTTCTGGGGCCAAACGTCGCGCTGACCAACGACCTGCTCCCACGCAGCCGGAAGCCCGATTGGATCTGCCATCCGACCTATATCGAACGTGGGGCGACCATTGGCGCGAACGCGACGATTGTGTGCCGGGTACGGATTGGCGAATACGCCATGGTCGGCGCCGGGTCAGTGGTCACGAAAGACCTGCCGGCCCACGCACTCTGCTTTGGCAATCCGGCCACGGTGCGCGGCTGGGTGTGTCGTTGTGCGGCGCGCTTGATTTTTGATGGAGAGGAAACCACCTGCCGTGAATGTGGCGACCGGTACTGCCAAACCACAAGTGGCATCGTCCGCATCGAGTAACCAACGGGCTACGCTCAAGGTGCTTGCCGTCCCGATTGCCTTCAACGAGGAAAAAAAAATCGGGCGCGTCCTGGATCGGTTTTCGCCAAACCTAGTGGACGCCATTGCCGTCGTGGATGACGCCTCAACCGATGGGACGCCCCAGGTCATCCGCGAGAAAGGCGCCATCCACCTGCGTCATGACAAGCAATCCGGGGCCGGCGCGGCCATTCGGACGGCCATCCGCTACGCCCGCGAGCAGGGCTACGACGTGATCGTGATTCTGGCCGGCAACGACAAAGACCGCCCGGCCGAAATTCCACGCTTGCTTGAACCAATCGCCAGTGGCGCATGCGACTTCGTGCAAGGCTCGCGCTACTTGCCGGGCGGCGACTTCGGCAACATGCCGTTCTATCGCCAGATTGCGACGCGGTTCGTTCATCCAATCCTGTTTTCACTCGCCGCGCGGCGGCGCGTCACCGACAGCACCAATGGGTTTCGCGCCATTCGGCTTTCGATTTTTGACGACCCACGGATTGACATTGACCAAACGTGGCTCGACAAGTACGAGCTTGAACCGTACCTGATGTTCAAAGCGATTCGCCTGGGCTATGGCTTCCAAGAAGTGCCGGTAACGAAGATTTATCCCCCAAAAGAACTTGGCTACACGAAAATGAAACCGTTTTCGGGCTGGTGGAGTATTCTTCGCCCGATTATCTATCTTGGACTTGGCTTGAAAAAGTAACGGGAAATGAGGTCACCGGATGCAGATTCCCTTTGTTGATTTGCAGGCGCAATACCAAGCCCTCAAAACTGAGCTGGACGCCGCTGTGCTGCGGGTCATGGGGCAGTGCAACTTTATTCTGGGCAAGGAAGTGGCGGACTTTGAACAAGCGTTTGCCGAGTACGTTGGCGCACCCTATGCCGTCGGCGTTGCTAGTGGGCTGGATGCCCTCAAGCTGGCGCTCGAAGCCCTCGGCATTGGTTCGGGCGATGAAGTGATTGTCCCGGCGCATACGTTCATCGCTTCGGCGCTGGCAGTATCCGCCGTCGGGGCGCGCCCGGTCCTGGTGGATGTGGATGAAGCCAGCTTCAACCTCGATCCGGCGCTCATCGAGGCAGCCATCACACCACGGACGAAGGCGATCATGCCGGTTCACCTGTACGGACAACCCGCCGACCTCAGCCCACTTCTTGACATCGCCCAGCGGCATGGCTTGCGGGTGGTCGAGGACGCTTCACAGGCGCACGGAGCGCGCTACCAAGGGCGGCGCGTGGGCGGGTTTGGGGACGCCGGCTGTTTCAGTTTCTACCCTGGCAAGAATCTGGGCGCTTATGGTGACGCGGGCGGGTTGGTCACCAATGACGCCGGGCTGGCCGAGCGGGTGAGGTATTTGCGCAATTACGGGCAGGAGGTCAAATACAAGCACGTCGTCAAGGGGTATAACCTGCGGCTCGATACGATGCAGGCGGCCATCCTGAGCGTCAAGCTTCGCCACCTCGACGACTGGAATGCCCGCCGCGCTGCCCACGCTGCGGCCTATACCCACGCGCTCGAAGGCGTCGGCGACCTGCGCCTGCCGCGCGTCGTCACGGGCGATCATGTGTTTCACCTCTATGTCATCCGCACCAAGCACCGTGACGCGCTCCAGGCGCACCTGACCGAGCGCGGCGTTGCCACGGTCATTCACTACCCGGTGCCAATTCACCTCCAGGCGGCCTACGCCGACCTTGGCTACCGACGCGGGAGCTTCCCAGTTACAGAACGGTTGGCAGATGAAATTTTGTCGCTTCCCATCTATGCCGAGCTGACGGCTGAGCAACAGGCCCACGTCATCAATGCCGTGAAGTCCTTTTTTGCCTGAGTTGAACGAAATGGTAGTCAGAAAGAAATGGTAGTTAGAAAGAAATGGCACGGTGGGTCGGTGGCAACGAACTCGCCGCTTTTCAAGGGACAGGATCATTCAGACATCTTCTTCAGTTGCCGGAAAGACTGACGAAGGACGCCTTTCACACTGGCGTTACATCCTGCGGATAGGCCGCAGCAGCCGCTTTCAAGGAGCTTTGCATGTGCGCCATGTCTCGTCGTATTTTTCAGCTACCAACGCTCTTTCCTGATCCACTCCGCCAGCGGATGTTTGCTCCGATCAAGAGTCTCCTGGAACGCTGGCTGCTCTTTCATCAGCTCAATGAGCTTTACACAGAGGCGATCACGGCGACGAGTGGGGATACCCATGCCCTCTTTGAGGCCGTGCTCGAAGCGCTCAATGTCCGCTATCACGTTCTTGAAAGCGACCTAGCACGTGTGCCCATGACAGGGCCGGTTGTCGTTGTGGCCAATCACCCGTTTGGTGGCATCGAGGGCATCATTCTGACCTCGATGCTGCGCTCCATTCGGCCGGATGCCAAGGTCATGGCTAACTACTTGCTGGGTTGCATCCCCGAAGCCCATGACTATTTCATCCTGGTTGACCCATTCGAGCGCACAGCTTCGCAAAAGGCCAACATTCGTCCACTGCGCGCCGCCTTGCGCCTGCTGGCACGCGGCGGGGCGGTGGGGATTTTTCCGGCCGGTGAGGTGGCGCACTGGCAAACGGGCAAGCGCGTCGTCACGGACCCGGCCTGGAAAGTAACCGTTGCCCGGCTGGTTCGCGCAAGCGAGGCCACGGTGGTGCCGGTGTATTTCGACGGCCGCAATGGAGCGCTCTTTCAAATGGCCGGGTTCGTGCATCCACGCCTGCGAACGGCGATGCTGCCCCATGAGTTTCTCAACAAACGGAACCGTGAGATCGAAGTTCGCATTGGGCACCCGCTTCCGTGGGGGAAGCTCAAGGCGTTCGACGACGAGGCGCTGACGGCCCACCTGCGCCAGCGAACCTATCTGCTTGCCTCGCGCACCGAACCCGTCTCCCGCTTGCCGCGCGCGCTCGCGGCGCCGCTCCGGCTGCCAAAGCTGCCGATTGGGCAACCGCGACGCCATCCACGCGCGCTGTCTGCGGTTGCGACGGCGCGGGCCAGCGCGCTCCTGGAAGCTGAAATCAAGGCCCTGCCGGAGACGTGCCGGTTACTTGAACAAGGCGATCTCACGGTCTGGTGCGCCAGCGCCGAGCAAATCCCCCATCTCCTGTACGAGATCGGCCGCCTGCGCGAAGAGACGTTTCGGGCGGCCGGCGAAGGCACCGGCAAAGCGCTTGACGTGGATACGTTCGATGCCTATTACCAGCACCTTTTCATCTGGAACAGCAATCGGAAGGAAGTCGTCGGGGGCTACCGCTTTGGAAAGACGGACGAGATCGTGGCGCGCTTTGGCAAGCGTGGACTGTACACGCATACGCTCTTTGCCTACCAAACTGCCTTTTTGCGTAGCATTGGACCGGCGCTCGAATTGGGACGGTCGTTCGTCCGCCAGGCATACCAGAAAAACTATCTGCCCCTGATGTTGCTGTGGAAAGGCATTGCGCGTTACGTGACGCAGCATCCACGCTACCGGGTTTTGTTCGGCCCAGTCAGCATCACGAACGAGTACCGCACGGCATCGCGGCGGCTCATCGTGGAGTTTCTCAAGGCCAACAACTTCCAGCCCGACTTGGCGCGCCTGGTGCGCCCACGAACGCCTTTCGAGTCGCGTACGGTGGCCATCACCCAAACGCTTCTGGGGTGGAAACCACGCCCGATTCCGGCGGCCGACATCGAAGAAGTTTCCGCCTTCATTGCCGACATCGAACCAGATGCCAAGGGCGTTCCGGTACTCTTGCGGCAGTATCTCAAGCTGGGGGGCAAGGTCCTGGCGTTCAACGTTGACCCGGATTTTGGCGACGCGCTCGACGGACTCATCATGGTGGACCTCCTCGACAGCGACCCGCGGACGCTCGAACGCTACATGGGACGCGACGAAGCCAGGGCGTTCCGGGCCTA
It contains:
- a CDS encoding glycosyltransferase family 2 protein; its protein translation is MNVATGTAKPQVASSASSNQRATLKVLAVPIAFNEEKKIGRVLDRFSPNLVDAIAVVDDASTDGTPQVIREKGAIHLRHDKQSGAGAAIRTAIRYAREQGYDVIVILAGNDKDRPAEIPRLLEPIASGACDFVQGSRYLPGGDFGNMPFYRQIATRFVHPILFSLAARRRVTDSTNGFRAIRLSIFDDPRIDIDQTWLDKYELEPYLMFKAIRLGYGFQEVPVTKIYPPKELGYTKMKPFSGWWSILRPIIYLGLGLKK
- a CDS encoding DegT/DnrJ/EryC1/StrS family aminotransferase produces the protein MQIPFVDLQAQYQALKTELDAAVLRVMGQCNFILGKEVADFEQAFAEYVGAPYAVGVASGLDALKLALEALGIGSGDEVIVPAHTFIASALAVSAVGARPVLVDVDEASFNLDPALIEAAITPRTKAIMPVHLYGQPADLSPLLDIAQRHGLRVVEDASQAHGARYQGRRVGGFGDAGCFSFYPGKNLGAYGDAGGLVTNDAGLAERVRYLRNYGQEVKYKHVVKGYNLRLDTMQAAILSVKLRHLDDWNARRAAHAAAYTHALEGVGDLRLPRVVTGDHVFHLYVIRTKHRDALQAHLTERGVATVIHYPVPIHLQAAYADLGYRRGSFPVTERLADEILSLPIYAELTAEQQAHVINAVKSFFA
- a CDS encoding lysophospholipid acyltransferase family protein encodes the protein MSRRIFQLPTLFPDPLRQRMFAPIKSLLERWLLFHQLNELYTEAITATSGDTHALFEAVLEALNVRYHVLESDLARVPMTGPVVVVANHPFGGIEGIILTSMLRSIRPDAKVMANYLLGCIPEAHDYFILVDPFERTASQKANIRPLRAALRLLARGGAVGIFPAGEVAHWQTGKRVVTDPAWKVTVARLVRASEATVVPVYFDGRNGALFQMAGFVHPRLRTAMLPHEFLNKRNREIEVRIGHPLPWGKLKAFDDEALTAHLRQRTYLLASRTEPVSRLPRALAAPLRLPKLPIGQPRRHPRALSAVATARASALLEAEIKALPETCRLLEQGDLTVWCASAEQIPHLLYEIGRLREETFRAAGEGTGKALDVDTFDAYYQHLFIWNSNRKEVVGGYRFGKTDEIVARFGKRGLYTHTLFAYQTAFLRSIGPALELGRSFVRQAYQKNYLPLMLLWKGIARYVTQHPRYRVLFGPVSITNEYRTASRRLIVEFLKANNFQPDLARLVRPRTPFESRTVAITQTLLGWKPRPIPAADIEEVSAFIADIEPDAKGVPVLLRQYLKLGGKVLAFNVDPDFGDALDGLIMVDLLDSDPRTLERYMGRDEARAFRAYHAETLTRAS